In the genome of Deltaproteobacteria bacterium, one region contains:
- a CDS encoding thiolase family protein codes for MAKDVFIIGLGMIRFGKYLDKGIKALTGEALKLVLDDCGLAHEDIEAAWFSNSAWGMSAFQHSIRGQVALSVHGLEGIPITNVENACASASTALHGAWTAVRAGLYDCALAIGVEKLHDPDRTKVMMGFITGTDVEVTMDMIAKFQKEEQERREREAREKGIEPPQEKPGGHSAFMDLYAMGARMHMKQYGTTQRQLACIASKNHNNSVLNPLAQYTFPMTVEEVLADREVAYPLTRAMCAPIGDGAAAAIVCSGRFLKKVGKQRAIRIRASVLQSGTRVRANDITARTSRIAYEAAGLGPADIDVAEVHDATAYGELYQTEQLGFCPVGEGGPFVEGGATALGGTIPVNPSGGLIARGHPVGASGLAQIYELGTHLRGEAGKRQVAGARIALAENGGGFLGQGEAAMMIHILEKA; via the coding sequence ATGGCGAAGGATGTGTTCATCATCGGTCTGGGCATGATCAGGTTCGGGAAATACCTGGACAAGGGTATCAAAGCGCTGACCGGAGAGGCCTTGAAGCTCGTCCTTGATGACTGCGGCCTGGCACATGAGGACATCGAAGCCGCCTGGTTCTCGAATTCCGCCTGGGGTATGAGCGCGTTCCAGCATTCCATCAGGGGGCAGGTCGCCCTTTCCGTTCATGGCCTCGAAGGAATACCGATCACCAATGTGGAAAACGCCTGTGCCAGCGCGTCCACGGCGCTGCACGGTGCGTGGACGGCGGTCAGGGCCGGGCTCTATGACTGCGCCCTTGCCATCGGTGTCGAGAAGCTGCATGACCCGGACCGAACCAAGGTCATGATGGGATTCATCACAGGCACCGACGTGGAGGTCACCATGGACATGATCGCGAAGTTCCAGAAGGAGGAACAGGAGCGCCGGGAACGCGAGGCCCGCGAAAAGGGCATCGAGCCGCCACAGGAAAAGCCCGGCGGTCATTCGGCGTTCATGGACCTTTACGCCATGGGGGCGCGCATGCACATGAAGCAATACGGGACCACCCAGCGGCAACTCGCCTGCATCGCGTCAAAGAACCACAACAACTCCGTCCTGAATCCCCTTGCCCAGTACACCTTTCCCATGACCGTCGAGGAGGTGCTGGCCGACCGGGAGGTGGCATACCCCCTTACCCGCGCCATGTGCGCCCCCATAGGCGACGGCGCGGCGGCGGCAATCGTCTGCAGCGGGCGGTTTCTGAAAAAGGTCGGGAAACAACGGGCGATCCGTATCCGCGCGTCCGTCCTGCAATCAGGAACCAGGGTCAGGGCAAACGATATCACCGCCCGCACGTCCCGCATTGCCTATGAAGCCGCGGGTCTGGGCCCGGCGGATATTGATGTGGCGGAGGTTCATGATGCCACCGCGTACGGTGAGCTTTACCAGACGGAGCAGTTGGGATTCTGTCCTGTCGGCGAAGGAGGGCCCTTTGTCGAGGGCGGCGCGACGGCCCTCGGCGGAACGATCCCGGTCAATCCGAGCGGCGGGCTGATCGCGCGGGGGCATCCCGTGGGCGCGTCGGGCCTCGCGCAGATCTACGAACTGGGGACCCATCTCCGGGGTGAAGCGGGGAAACGGCAGGTGGCGGGCGCCCGCATCGCCCTCGCGGAGAACGGCGGAGGGTTTCTCGGCCAGGGGGAAGCGGCTATGA
- a CDS encoding SDR family NAD(P)-dependent oxidoreductase: MRYAVITGAASGFGRAFAVALARRKWRVLIADINTAGAEETRDMVTAAGGIGTVVRCDVTVLDDVIAMADRAFSEGKRVDLLINNAGIAVAGPVGDASIEDWQWIVSVNFWGVLHGCHVFVPRMREQGGGHIVNVASAGGFVSLPEMPAYNVTKAAVISLSETMRCELAAHNIGVSVVCPSFFRTGLVKNLHCTSEYQKAFATAAVENGRMTADEIAERTLRAVEKNKLYVIPHVSIRLLWLIKRLSPTLYCRTMISINRSDRCRALLLEAARRGLC, translated from the coding sequence ATGCGATACGCGGTTATCACCGGGGCGGCCTCGGGCTTCGGCAGAGCGTTCGCCGTCGCGCTGGCGCGGAGGAAATGGCGGGTGCTCATCGCCGACATCAATACCGCCGGTGCTGAAGAAACACGTGATATGGTAACGGCTGCGGGCGGGATCGGCACAGTGGTCCGGTGCGACGTGACGGTGCTCGACGATGTCATTGCCATGGCCGATCGTGCCTTCTCCGAAGGGAAGCGGGTGGACCTCCTTATCAATAACGCCGGCATCGCCGTTGCCGGGCCCGTCGGCGACGCGTCCATCGAGGACTGGCAATGGATAGTAAGCGTGAATTTCTGGGGTGTTCTGCACGGATGTCATGTGTTCGTGCCGAGAATGAGGGAACAGGGAGGCGGCCATATCGTGAACGTGGCTTCCGCAGGGGGGTTCGTTTCTCTTCCCGAAATGCCGGCCTACAATGTGACGAAGGCGGCGGTCATATCGCTTTCCGAAACGATGAGGTGCGAACTGGCCGCCCATAATATCGGCGTCAGCGTGGTATGCCCCTCCTTTTTCAGGACCGGCCTTGTCAAGAACCTTCACTGCACCAGCGAGTATCAGAAAGCATTCGCCACGGCCGCGGTCGAAAACGGCAGGATGACCGCCGATGAGATCGCCGAGCGCACCTTACGGGCCGTGGAAAAAAATAAACTCTACGTCATACCGCACGTTTCGATCCGTCTTTTATGGCTCATAAAGCGGCTCTCTCCAACGCTGTATTGCCGGACCATGATATCCATAAACCGGAGCGACCGATGCAGAGCGCTGCTGCTCGAGGCGGCCCGGCGAGGGCTCTGCTGA
- a CDS encoding acyl-CoA/acyl-ACP dehydrogenase, with translation MALSRELTVLLEREPKFVDIMCSLEATAKQPAGMINETKKVVAIARKFNDEVVRPYALELDRKRTEDPEFLPWEFVKQANEWGFYTMWIPKIFGGKGYCMPSMSYFIEEIGSACLAMANLIGVHYLGFATLTATWNIRVVNRIARDVAKGEKTGTPCLVSLAITEPGAGTDVEEIDLVDKGNITCHAEKVDGGYVVNGRKVFISNGHLSTWHMLIAYADLKRPSETPVMLAVPTGAQGFSFGRQEHKMGQKGCPASELIFEDCFIPDELVCMDEEQCRGLSRTVRRTNMQVIDYVVSATRAGVGAFGTGVARGAFEAALKFAGETEVDGKLLINHEWAQCMLAEMYKNVSIGRLCYAETNYANGMYGFFKTLQMKPLYYYTKMLPRFYIDLVIAPLMNKPWMTKLMRKIGFDGQKDEEIHRTSGWASIAKVVGTDMGVRNCQLALELMGQAGLRHDRLAEKHLRDSKLLQIYEGTNQLNRLNIFKCLIARSCPQSVIFDE, from the coding sequence ATGGCGCTCAGCCGGGAATTGACGGTGCTTCTGGAAAGGGAACCGAAGTTCGTCGACATCATGTGCAGTCTTGAGGCGACGGCAAAACAGCCCGCGGGGATGATCAACGAGACGAAAAAGGTCGTCGCCATCGCCCGGAAGTTCAACGACGAGGTAGTGCGCCCCTACGCCCTCGAGCTCGACAGGAAAAGGACGGAAGATCCCGAGTTCCTTCCCTGGGAGTTCGTAAAGCAGGCGAACGAATGGGGCTTTTATACCATGTGGATCCCGAAGATCTTCGGAGGAAAGGGATACTGCATGCCTTCCATGTCATACTTCATCGAAGAGATCGGATCCGCCTGCCTGGCCATGGCCAACCTCATCGGTGTTCACTACCTCGGCTTTGCGACACTCACCGCCACCTGGAACATCCGCGTCGTGAACAGGATCGCCCGCGATGTGGCGAAGGGCGAAAAAACGGGCACCCCCTGTCTCGTTTCACTTGCCATCACGGAACCCGGCGCGGGCACTGACGTGGAGGAGATCGATCTCGTTGACAAGGGAAATATCACCTGTCACGCCGAAAAGGTCGACGGGGGGTACGTCGTGAACGGGAGAAAGGTGTTCATCTCGAACGGTCACCTCTCAACGTGGCATATGCTGATCGCCTATGCCGACCTGAAGCGGCCGTCGGAAACGCCGGTGATGCTCGCCGTTCCTACCGGGGCACAGGGATTCTCCTTTGGACGCCAAGAACACAAGATGGGGCAAAAGGGCTGCCCCGCGAGCGAGCTTATCTTCGAGGACTGTTTCATACCGGACGAGCTTGTCTGCATGGACGAGGAGCAGTGCAGGGGGCTCTCACGGACGGTGCGCAGGACGAACATGCAGGTCATTGATTACGTTGTATCGGCGACCCGGGCCGGTGTCGGCGCCTTCGGCACCGGCGTCGCCCGCGGCGCCTTTGAAGCGGCATTGAAATTCGCCGGTGAGACGGAGGTGGACGGGAAACTTCTCATCAACCACGAGTGGGCCCAGTGCATGCTCGCCGAGATGTACAAGAACGTGAGTATCGGGCGGCTCTGCTATGCGGAGACCAATTACGCCAACGGCATGTACGGTTTTTTCAAGACACTTCAGATGAAGCCGCTCTATTATTACACGAAGATGCTCCCGCGGTTCTATATCGACCTCGTCATCGCGCCGTTGATGAACAAGCCCTGGATGACGAAACTCATGCGCAAGATTGGTTTTGACGGCCAGAAGGATGAGGAGATCCACCGCACGTCGGGCTGGGCGTCGATCGCGAAGGTCGTGGGAACGGACATGGGTGTCAGAAATTGCCAGCTTGCCCTGGAGTTGATGGGCCAGGCGGGACTGCGGCATGACCGGCTGGCGGAGAAACACCTCAGGGATTCCAAGCTGCTCCAGATCTACGAGGGAACCAATCAGCTCAACCGCCTGAACATATTCAAATGCCTGATCGCCCGATCCTGCCCCCAGTCCGTGATATTCGACGAATAG
- a CDS encoding acyl-CoA/acyl-ACP dehydrogenase: MLTSIYPDLRSFHDLAERFAGNELAPRREEHDRYPFGPFFSDTLKRAYEAGFLGITLPEDLGGIGQGTATLCVVLETISRADASLAGIMFTTALAQEILMRGNAREQIRTIVDNAVEAAETVIACPSFANPAETPPTVFAREEDGRHILFGTCDYLVLGGIARYGLVPARMRGRKGYSFFMVDLSLPQVRKSGPVVSLGLHACPAVDVQLQDAEGTLVGDTGGGAALFERAADRMHIAAGAMACGIMKGSFTEALAYAGERFQGGREIIKWSELRMILAKMSVSVDVAEAALTSACMAVQQELPGWESLSRAVAIRLQDDACEVTTDGIQVLGGYGYMKDYGQEKRFRDAKQVQALLGCAPMKKLKYLNGLEDYGLGD, from the coding sequence ATGCTTACCAGCATCTATCCGGACCTGAGATCGTTCCATGACCTGGCCGAACGGTTCGCGGGCAATGAGCTCGCGCCCCGGAGAGAAGAGCATGACCGGTATCCTTTCGGGCCCTTCTTCAGTGATACGCTGAAGCGTGCTTATGAAGCAGGATTTCTGGGGATCACGCTTCCCGAAGACCTGGGGGGCATCGGTCAGGGTACGGCCACACTGTGCGTGGTCCTCGAGACGATCAGCCGCGCCGACGCCAGCCTTGCCGGCATCATGTTCACCACTGCCCTCGCGCAGGAAATACTCATGCGGGGAAACGCCCGGGAGCAGATACGGACCATCGTGGATAACGCGGTGGAGGCAGCGGAAACAGTGATCGCCTGCCCCTCCTTCGCCAACCCAGCGGAGACGCCACCCACCGTCTTCGCGCGGGAAGAGGATGGGCGTCATATCCTCTTCGGCACCTGCGACTACCTTGTTCTGGGAGGGATCGCGCGGTACGGGCTCGTGCCGGCTCGCATGCGCGGCCGGAAAGGATATTCCTTCTTTATGGTCGATCTTTCCCTGCCGCAGGTACGCAAAAGCGGGCCCGTTGTCAGCCTCGGTCTCCATGCCTGTCCGGCCGTGGATGTTCAACTGCAGGACGCCGAGGGTACCCTTGTCGGAGACACAGGTGGCGGTGCGGCGTTGTTCGAGCGGGCGGCGGACAGAATGCACATTGCCGCCGGGGCGATGGCCTGCGGGATCATGAAAGGCTCGTTCACCGAAGCTCTCGCATACGCCGGGGAACGGTTCCAGGGGGGGCGCGAGATAATCAAGTGGTCCGAGTTGCGGATGATACTCGCAAAAATGTCCGTGTCAGTGGATGTGGCCGAGGCCGCTCTGACGTCGGCATGCATGGCCGTCCAGCAGGAACTGCCGGGCTGGGAATCGCTGTCCCGCGCCGTCGCCATCCGTCTCCAGGATGACGCCTGTGAAGTGACCACCGACGGCATCCAGGTCCTCGGCGGTTACGGATACATGAAGGACTACGGGCAGGAAAAGCGTTTCCGTGACGCCAAGCAGGTCCAGGCGCTCCTCGGATGCGCGCCGATGAAGAAGCTTAAATACCTGAACGGATTAGAGGATTACGGATTAGGGGATTAA